In candidate division KSB1 bacterium, the sequence AATCATGCAAGTGAAGTTGCTTAACATCCTTGAGAGTAAATACGTGGTTCGAATAGGAAGTGAAAAGGAAATCCCGATTAACGCGCGTGTCATAGCGGCCACGAACCGCGACCTTCAGCCTTTGGTACGAGAAGGAAAATTTCGGTTAGATTTATATTATCGCCTGGCCGTTTACCCGATCTCAATTCCACCATTGCGCCGGAGAAAAGACGACATCAAAGCGCTTGCGTTTCATTTCCTCCGGAAAAACAATGGAAATGGAAAAATCTTAAGCGATGAGGCATTGAGAAAATTGCATGCTTACGATTGGCCTGGCAATGTGCGTGAATTAGAGTCGTGCATGGTTCGGACGATCCTTGCCAGTGACGGTAAAGAGTTGATTAGTGCCGAGGATATACAATTGGAAGGGATACAATGGGAAGGCCATGAAGCTGAGCGCCGAGCGTTGGAAGAAGCGTTGACTAAAGCCGGCGGAAGTATAAAGCACACGTCTCGGTTGTTAGGCGTACATAGAAATACGGTGTATAACAAAGTGAAAAAGCTGAGTATTAATTTAGTCGGGTTCAG encodes:
- a CDS encoding sigma 54-interacting transcriptional regulator — its product is MEAGGKKIIIESEEMTAVMSQAEKVVDNDFTVLLFGESGVGKGVVARYIHERSTRAMGRFIVVNCGAIPETLIEAELFGYERGAFTNAFSAHKGYFEQANNGTILLDEISELPLIMQVKLLNILESKYVVRIGSEKEIPINARVIAATNRDLQPLVREGKFRLDLYYRLAVYPISIPPLRRRKDDIKALAFHFLRKNNGNGKILSDEALRKLHAYDWPGNVRELESCMVRTILASDGKELISAEDIQLEGIQWEGHEAERRALEEALTKAGGSIKHTSRLLGVHRNTVYNKVKKLSINLVGFRNSNLISRNGAKL